The following are encoded together in the Monodelphis domestica isolate mMonDom1 chromosome 5, mMonDom1.pri, whole genome shotgun sequence genome:
- the ATN1 gene encoding atrophin-1 isoform X1: protein MKTRQNKDSMSMRSGRKKEAPGPREELRLRGRASPGGVSTSSSDGKAEKSRQTAKKARAEECSTPKTSKQGRNEEISESEGEETSAPKKTKTEQELPRPQSPSDLDSLDGRSLNDDASSDPRDIDQDNRSTSPSIYSPGSVENDSDSSSGLSQGPAHPYHPPPLFPPSPLPPDSNPRPPEPGFEPHSSVPATDYHSTMESPGPRMFQAPPGPPPHSQLYSGGSGAGILSGPPLGSKGGGSAPPVVGPPGGAKQHPPPTTPISLSGPGSGGPPPKPPPTPGGMGNPPPAPPAPFPHVAPNLPPPPALRPLNNAPASSPGLGVQPMPGHLPSPHAMGQSMGGLPPGPDKGPSLAPSPHPIPPVSSSAPAPPMRYPYASSCSSAASSSSSSSSSGPPYPSSQGLPGYPHSFPPPTSLSVSSQPPKYTQPSLPSQAVWSQGPPPSYGRLLANSGNAHQAPFPAPSSGQAGGHPPGPPAHHHHQQQQQQQQAPQAPQQQQQQQQQALPPPPPPPPPPQQQHPPGGGGSAPAAQGPYPHSLEGGSHHGHPYSLSPSLGPLRPFAPGPAHLPPPHGQGPGPSPYSSQAGPGGGAAVSASSSSSSSSSTSSQGPYPCSHASPSQGPAGGAPYAFPPVTSASATLSTVIATVASSPAGYKTASPPGPPAYVKRAPSPGAYKTATPPGYKPGSPPTFRTGTPPGYRGASPPAGPGAFKPGSPAVGPSGLPALPPGPGATSAAAAPPLSASQIKQEPAEEYEAPESPAPPARSPSPAPKVVDVPSHASQSARFNKHLDRGFNSCARSDLYFVPLEGSKLAKKRADLVEKVRREAEQRAREEKEREREREREKEREREKERELERSVKLVQEGRAPVECPSLGPVPYRPPFEPGSAVATVPPYLGPDTPALRTLSEYARPHVMSPGNRNHPFYVPLGAVDPGLLGYNVPALYSSDPAAREREREARERDLRDRLKPGFEVKPGELEPLHGVPGPGLDPFPRHGGLALQPAPPGLHPFPFHPGLGPLERERLALAAGPALRPDMSYAERLAAERQHAERVAALGNDPLARLQMLNVTPHHHQHSHIHSHLHLHQQDAIHAASASVHPLIDPLASGSHLTRIPYPAGTLPNPLLPHPLHENEVLRHQLFATPYRDLPASLSAPMSAAHQLQAMHAQSAELQRLALEQQQWLHAHHPLHSVPLPAQEDYYSHLKKENDKPL from the exons ATGAAGACTCGACAGAACAAAGATTCA ATGTCAATGAGGAGTGGACGGAAGAAAGAGGCCCCTGGGCCAAGGGAAGAGCTGAGATTGAGGGGCCGGGCCTCCCCTGGTGGGGTCAGTACCTCCAGCAGTGATGGCAAAGCTGAGAAATCCAGGCAGACTGCCAAG AAGGCCCGGGCAGAGGAGTGCTCCACCCCAAAGACCAGCAAGCAGGGTCGAAATGAGGAAATCTCTGAGAGTGAAGGAGAGGAGACCAGTGCACCCAAGAAGACCAAAACAGAG CAGGAACTCCCAAGACCACAGTCACCCTCTGATCTAGACAGCCTGGATGGTCGAAGTTTGAATGATGATGCCAGCAGTGATCCACGAGACATTGACCAGGACAACCGAAGCACGTCCCCTAGCATCTATAGCCCTGGAAGCGTGGAAAATGATTCTGACTCATCCTCCGGATTATCCCAGGGTCCTGCCCACCCTTATCATCCACCTCCACTCTTTCcaccctctcccctacccccagaTAGCAACCCCCGACCACCAGAGCCTGGCTTTGAACCTCATTCCTCAGTGCCGGCCACTGACTACCACTCTACCATGGAATCCCCAGGTCCTCGGATGTTCCAAGCCCCACCTGGGCCCCCACCTCACTCACAACTCTATTCTGGAGGATCTGGGGCAGGCATCTTGTCTGGGCCCCCATTAGGTTCCAAGGGGGGAGGGAGTGCCCCTCCGGTGGTGGGGCCTCCTGGTGGAGCAAAGCAGCACCCTCCGCCCACTACCCCCATTTCCCTATCAGGCCCTGGATCTGGTGGACCACCTCCTAAGCCACCTCCTACCCCTGGTGGGATGGGTAACCCACCTCCTGCTCCTCCAGCTCCATTTCCCCATGTGGCACCCAaccttccccctcctcctgccCTCCGACCCCTCAATAATGCCCCTGCCTCATCTCCCGGCCTTGGGGTCCAGCCAATGCCTGggcacctcccctccccccatgctATGGGGCAAAGCATGGGTGGACTACCCCCTGGCCCCGATAAAGGCCCTAGCCTGgctccctcaccccaccccatccctccAGTCTCTTCCTCAGCTCCTGCTCCTCCAATGAGGTATCCATATGCCTCCTCCTGCAGCTCAGCTGCTTCTTCcagttcctcttcctcctcctctgggCCTCCATACCCATCCTCCCAGGGGCTGCCTGGTTACCCccactccttccccccacccacaaGCCTCTCAGTGTCCAGCCAGCCTCCCAAATACACCCAGCCATCTCTGCCCTCCCAGGCCGTGTGGAGCCAGGGTCCCCCTCCTTCCTATGGCCGACTCCTGGCCAACAGCGGCAATGCCCACCAGGCCCCCTTCCCAGCCCCCAGTTCGGGTCAGGCAGGTGGTCATCCTCCAGGCCCCCCAGCACACCATcaccaccagcagcagcagcagcagcaacaggcCCCGCAGGcaccccagcagcagcagcaacagcagcagcaagccctgccgccgccgccgccaccgccaccaCCTCCCCAGCAGCAGCACCCACCTGGTGGTGGCGGCTCAGCCCCAGCTGCTCAGGGGCCCTACCCTCACAGCCTCGAGGGTGGCTCCCACCACGGCCACCCCTATTCCCTGTCTCCATCCCTGGGCCCCTTGAGGCCCTTTGCGCCTGGGCCAGCACACCTGCCCCCGCCCCACGGTCAAGGCCCGGGCCCCAGCCCCTACAGTAGCCAGGCGGGCCCGGGTGGTGGTGCTGCTGTCTCGGCCTCCTCGTCCTCGTCTTCCTCGTCCTCAACCTCTTCGCAGGGGCCCTACCCTTGCTCCCACGCGTCGCCCTCCCAGGGCCCAGCAGGGGGCGCCCCATACGCCTTTCCGCCGGTCACCTCGGCCTCGGCCACGCTCTCCACGGTCATTGCCACTGTGGCCTCCTCCCCAGCCGGCTATAAGACAGCCTCGCCTCCGGGGCCACCGGCCTACGTGAAAAGGGCCCCGTCTCCAGGGGCCTACAAGACCGCCACACCGCCTGGCTACAAGCCAGGTTCCCCCCCCACTTTTCGCACGGGGACCCCGCCGGGCTACCGCGGTGCCTCGCCTCCCGCCGGCCCCGGGGCCTTCAAACCAGGATCCCCGGCTGTGGGACCCTCGGGCCTGCCTGCGCTGCCCCCGGGCCCGGGTGCCACCTCGGCTGCAGCCGCGCCCCCACTCAGTGCATCCCAGATCAAACAGGAGCCGGCCGAGGAGTACGAGGCCCCAGAGAGCCCTGCGCCCCCTGCCCGCAGCCCCTCGCCCGCGCCCAAGGTGGTGGATGTGCCCAGTCACGCCAGCCAGTCGGCCCG GTTCAACAAACACCTGGACCGAGGCTTCAACTCGTGCGCGCGCAGCGACCTGTACTTCGTACCGCTCGAGGGCTCCAAGCTTGCCAAGAAACGCGCGGACCTGGTGGAGAAGGTGCGGCGCGAGGCCGAGCAGCGGGCGCGCGAGGAAAAGGAGCGGGAGCGGGAGCGGGAGCGCGAGAAGGAACGCGAGCGGGAGAAGGAGCGCGAGCTCGAACGCAGCGTG AAGCTGGTTCAGGAGGGCCGAGCCCCCGTGGAGTGCCCGTCCCTGGGCCCGGTGCCCTACCGGCCACCATTCGAGCCGGGCAGCGCAGTGGCCACAGTGCCCCCTTACCTGGGGCCCGACACGCCCGCCCTTCGCACGCTCAGCGAGTACGCTCGGCCCCACGTCATGTCTCCTGGTAATCGGAACCATCCCTTCTATGTGCCCCTGGGGGCCGTGGACCCAGGGCTCCTGGGCTATAATGTCCCCGCCCTCTACAGCAGTGACCCGGCTGCTCGCGAGAGGGAGCGTGAAGCCCGAGAACGTGACCTTCGAGACCGGCTCAAGCCTGGCTTTGAGGTGAAACCTGGAGAGTTGGAGCCCCTTCATGGGGTCCCTGGGCCAGGATTGGATCCCTTTCCTCGGCATGGGGGTCTGGCCCTGCAGCCCGCCCCACCTGGCCTGCACCCCTTCCCCTTCCACCCGGGCCTGGGGCCCCTAGAGCGGGAGCGCCTGGCCCTGGCAGCTGGGCCAGCTCTTCGGCCAGACATGTCCTATGCAGAGCGGCTAGCGGCGGAAAGGCAGCATGCAGAGAGGGTGGCAGCCCTAGGCAATGACCCCCTGGCCCGCCTGCAGATGCTCAATGTGACGCCCCATCACCACCAGCACTCCCACATCCACTCCCACTTGCATCTGCACCAGCAGGATGCCATCCACGCAG CCTCGGCCTCCGTGCATCCTCTTATCGACCCTCTGGCCTCAGGGTCCCATCTTACCAGGATCCCCTACCCAGCTGGGACCCTCCCCAACCCTCTCCTGCCTCACCCCCTGCATGAGAATGAGGTTCTTCGTCACCAGCTCTTTG CCACCCCTTACCGGGATCTGCCAGCCTCACTCTCAGCTCCCATGTCAGCAGCTCATCAGCTGCAGGCCATGCATGCCCAGTCTGCGGAACTGCAGCGCCTGGCCCTGGAGCAGCAGCAGTGGCTCCATGCCCACCACCCGCTGCACAGCGTGCCACTCCCCGCCCAGGAGGACTATTACAG TCatctgaagaaggaaaatgacaagccTCTGTAG
- the ATN1 gene encoding atrophin-1 isoform X2, translating to MKTRQNKDSMSMRSGRKKEAPGPREELRLRGRASPGGVSTSSSDGKAEKSRQTAKKARAEECSTPKTSKQGRNEEISESEGEETSAPKKTKTEELPRPQSPSDLDSLDGRSLNDDASSDPRDIDQDNRSTSPSIYSPGSVENDSDSSSGLSQGPAHPYHPPPLFPPSPLPPDSNPRPPEPGFEPHSSVPATDYHSTMESPGPRMFQAPPGPPPHSQLYSGGSGAGILSGPPLGSKGGGSAPPVVGPPGGAKQHPPPTTPISLSGPGSGGPPPKPPPTPGGMGNPPPAPPAPFPHVAPNLPPPPALRPLNNAPASSPGLGVQPMPGHLPSPHAMGQSMGGLPPGPDKGPSLAPSPHPIPPVSSSAPAPPMRYPYASSCSSAASSSSSSSSSGPPYPSSQGLPGYPHSFPPPTSLSVSSQPPKYTQPSLPSQAVWSQGPPPSYGRLLANSGNAHQAPFPAPSSGQAGGHPPGPPAHHHHQQQQQQQQAPQAPQQQQQQQQQALPPPPPPPPPPQQQHPPGGGGSAPAAQGPYPHSLEGGSHHGHPYSLSPSLGPLRPFAPGPAHLPPPHGQGPGPSPYSSQAGPGGGAAVSASSSSSSSSSTSSQGPYPCSHASPSQGPAGGAPYAFPPVTSASATLSTVIATVASSPAGYKTASPPGPPAYVKRAPSPGAYKTATPPGYKPGSPPTFRTGTPPGYRGASPPAGPGAFKPGSPAVGPSGLPALPPGPGATSAAAAPPLSASQIKQEPAEEYEAPESPAPPARSPSPAPKVVDVPSHASQSARFNKHLDRGFNSCARSDLYFVPLEGSKLAKKRADLVEKVRREAEQRAREEKEREREREREKEREREKERELERSVKLVQEGRAPVECPSLGPVPYRPPFEPGSAVATVPPYLGPDTPALRTLSEYARPHVMSPGNRNHPFYVPLGAVDPGLLGYNVPALYSSDPAAREREREARERDLRDRLKPGFEVKPGELEPLHGVPGPGLDPFPRHGGLALQPAPPGLHPFPFHPGLGPLERERLALAAGPALRPDMSYAERLAAERQHAERVAALGNDPLARLQMLNVTPHHHQHSHIHSHLHLHQQDAIHAASASVHPLIDPLASGSHLTRIPYPAGTLPNPLLPHPLHENEVLRHQLFATPYRDLPASLSAPMSAAHQLQAMHAQSAELQRLALEQQQWLHAHHPLHSVPLPAQEDYYSHLKKENDKPL from the exons ATGAAGACTCGACAGAACAAAGATTCA ATGTCAATGAGGAGTGGACGGAAGAAAGAGGCCCCTGGGCCAAGGGAAGAGCTGAGATTGAGGGGCCGGGCCTCCCCTGGTGGGGTCAGTACCTCCAGCAGTGATGGCAAAGCTGAGAAATCCAGGCAGACTGCCAAG AAGGCCCGGGCAGAGGAGTGCTCCACCCCAAAGACCAGCAAGCAGGGTCGAAATGAGGAAATCTCTGAGAGTGAAGGAGAGGAGACCAGTGCACCCAAGAAGACCAAAACAGAG GAACTCCCAAGACCACAGTCACCCTCTGATCTAGACAGCCTGGATGGTCGAAGTTTGAATGATGATGCCAGCAGTGATCCACGAGACATTGACCAGGACAACCGAAGCACGTCCCCTAGCATCTATAGCCCTGGAAGCGTGGAAAATGATTCTGACTCATCCTCCGGATTATCCCAGGGTCCTGCCCACCCTTATCATCCACCTCCACTCTTTCcaccctctcccctacccccagaTAGCAACCCCCGACCACCAGAGCCTGGCTTTGAACCTCATTCCTCAGTGCCGGCCACTGACTACCACTCTACCATGGAATCCCCAGGTCCTCGGATGTTCCAAGCCCCACCTGGGCCCCCACCTCACTCACAACTCTATTCTGGAGGATCTGGGGCAGGCATCTTGTCTGGGCCCCCATTAGGTTCCAAGGGGGGAGGGAGTGCCCCTCCGGTGGTGGGGCCTCCTGGTGGAGCAAAGCAGCACCCTCCGCCCACTACCCCCATTTCCCTATCAGGCCCTGGATCTGGTGGACCACCTCCTAAGCCACCTCCTACCCCTGGTGGGATGGGTAACCCACCTCCTGCTCCTCCAGCTCCATTTCCCCATGTGGCACCCAaccttccccctcctcctgccCTCCGACCCCTCAATAATGCCCCTGCCTCATCTCCCGGCCTTGGGGTCCAGCCAATGCCTGggcacctcccctccccccatgctATGGGGCAAAGCATGGGTGGACTACCCCCTGGCCCCGATAAAGGCCCTAGCCTGgctccctcaccccaccccatccctccAGTCTCTTCCTCAGCTCCTGCTCCTCCAATGAGGTATCCATATGCCTCCTCCTGCAGCTCAGCTGCTTCTTCcagttcctcttcctcctcctctgggCCTCCATACCCATCCTCCCAGGGGCTGCCTGGTTACCCccactccttccccccacccacaaGCCTCTCAGTGTCCAGCCAGCCTCCCAAATACACCCAGCCATCTCTGCCCTCCCAGGCCGTGTGGAGCCAGGGTCCCCCTCCTTCCTATGGCCGACTCCTGGCCAACAGCGGCAATGCCCACCAGGCCCCCTTCCCAGCCCCCAGTTCGGGTCAGGCAGGTGGTCATCCTCCAGGCCCCCCAGCACACCATcaccaccagcagcagcagcagcagcaacaggcCCCGCAGGcaccccagcagcagcagcaacagcagcagcaagccctgccgccgccgccgccaccgccaccaCCTCCCCAGCAGCAGCACCCACCTGGTGGTGGCGGCTCAGCCCCAGCTGCTCAGGGGCCCTACCCTCACAGCCTCGAGGGTGGCTCCCACCACGGCCACCCCTATTCCCTGTCTCCATCCCTGGGCCCCTTGAGGCCCTTTGCGCCTGGGCCAGCACACCTGCCCCCGCCCCACGGTCAAGGCCCGGGCCCCAGCCCCTACAGTAGCCAGGCGGGCCCGGGTGGTGGTGCTGCTGTCTCGGCCTCCTCGTCCTCGTCTTCCTCGTCCTCAACCTCTTCGCAGGGGCCCTACCCTTGCTCCCACGCGTCGCCCTCCCAGGGCCCAGCAGGGGGCGCCCCATACGCCTTTCCGCCGGTCACCTCGGCCTCGGCCACGCTCTCCACGGTCATTGCCACTGTGGCCTCCTCCCCAGCCGGCTATAAGACAGCCTCGCCTCCGGGGCCACCGGCCTACGTGAAAAGGGCCCCGTCTCCAGGGGCCTACAAGACCGCCACACCGCCTGGCTACAAGCCAGGTTCCCCCCCCACTTTTCGCACGGGGACCCCGCCGGGCTACCGCGGTGCCTCGCCTCCCGCCGGCCCCGGGGCCTTCAAACCAGGATCCCCGGCTGTGGGACCCTCGGGCCTGCCTGCGCTGCCCCCGGGCCCGGGTGCCACCTCGGCTGCAGCCGCGCCCCCACTCAGTGCATCCCAGATCAAACAGGAGCCGGCCGAGGAGTACGAGGCCCCAGAGAGCCCTGCGCCCCCTGCCCGCAGCCCCTCGCCCGCGCCCAAGGTGGTGGATGTGCCCAGTCACGCCAGCCAGTCGGCCCG GTTCAACAAACACCTGGACCGAGGCTTCAACTCGTGCGCGCGCAGCGACCTGTACTTCGTACCGCTCGAGGGCTCCAAGCTTGCCAAGAAACGCGCGGACCTGGTGGAGAAGGTGCGGCGCGAGGCCGAGCAGCGGGCGCGCGAGGAAAAGGAGCGGGAGCGGGAGCGGGAGCGCGAGAAGGAACGCGAGCGGGAGAAGGAGCGCGAGCTCGAACGCAGCGTG AAGCTGGTTCAGGAGGGCCGAGCCCCCGTGGAGTGCCCGTCCCTGGGCCCGGTGCCCTACCGGCCACCATTCGAGCCGGGCAGCGCAGTGGCCACAGTGCCCCCTTACCTGGGGCCCGACACGCCCGCCCTTCGCACGCTCAGCGAGTACGCTCGGCCCCACGTCATGTCTCCTGGTAATCGGAACCATCCCTTCTATGTGCCCCTGGGGGCCGTGGACCCAGGGCTCCTGGGCTATAATGTCCCCGCCCTCTACAGCAGTGACCCGGCTGCTCGCGAGAGGGAGCGTGAAGCCCGAGAACGTGACCTTCGAGACCGGCTCAAGCCTGGCTTTGAGGTGAAACCTGGAGAGTTGGAGCCCCTTCATGGGGTCCCTGGGCCAGGATTGGATCCCTTTCCTCGGCATGGGGGTCTGGCCCTGCAGCCCGCCCCACCTGGCCTGCACCCCTTCCCCTTCCACCCGGGCCTGGGGCCCCTAGAGCGGGAGCGCCTGGCCCTGGCAGCTGGGCCAGCTCTTCGGCCAGACATGTCCTATGCAGAGCGGCTAGCGGCGGAAAGGCAGCATGCAGAGAGGGTGGCAGCCCTAGGCAATGACCCCCTGGCCCGCCTGCAGATGCTCAATGTGACGCCCCATCACCACCAGCACTCCCACATCCACTCCCACTTGCATCTGCACCAGCAGGATGCCATCCACGCAG CCTCGGCCTCCGTGCATCCTCTTATCGACCCTCTGGCCTCAGGGTCCCATCTTACCAGGATCCCCTACCCAGCTGGGACCCTCCCCAACCCTCTCCTGCCTCACCCCCTGCATGAGAATGAGGTTCTTCGTCACCAGCTCTTTG CCACCCCTTACCGGGATCTGCCAGCCTCACTCTCAGCTCCCATGTCAGCAGCTCATCAGCTGCAGGCCATGCATGCCCAGTCTGCGGAACTGCAGCGCCTGGCCCTGGAGCAGCAGCAGTGGCTCCATGCCCACCACCCGCTGCACAGCGTGCCACTCCCCGCCCAGGAGGACTATTACAG TCatctgaagaaggaaaatgacaagccTCTGTAG
- the ATN1 gene encoding atrophin-1 isoform X3, whose translation MKTRQNKDSKARAEECSTPKTSKQGRNEEISESEGEETSAPKKTKTEQELPRPQSPSDLDSLDGRSLNDDASSDPRDIDQDNRSTSPSIYSPGSVENDSDSSSGLSQGPAHPYHPPPLFPPSPLPPDSNPRPPEPGFEPHSSVPATDYHSTMESPGPRMFQAPPGPPPHSQLYSGGSGAGILSGPPLGSKGGGSAPPVVGPPGGAKQHPPPTTPISLSGPGSGGPPPKPPPTPGGMGNPPPAPPAPFPHVAPNLPPPPALRPLNNAPASSPGLGVQPMPGHLPSPHAMGQSMGGLPPGPDKGPSLAPSPHPIPPVSSSAPAPPMRYPYASSCSSAASSSSSSSSSGPPYPSSQGLPGYPHSFPPPTSLSVSSQPPKYTQPSLPSQAVWSQGPPPSYGRLLANSGNAHQAPFPAPSSGQAGGHPPGPPAHHHHQQQQQQQQAPQAPQQQQQQQQQALPPPPPPPPPPQQQHPPGGGGSAPAAQGPYPHSLEGGSHHGHPYSLSPSLGPLRPFAPGPAHLPPPHGQGPGPSPYSSQAGPGGGAAVSASSSSSSSSSTSSQGPYPCSHASPSQGPAGGAPYAFPPVTSASATLSTVIATVASSPAGYKTASPPGPPAYVKRAPSPGAYKTATPPGYKPGSPPTFRTGTPPGYRGASPPAGPGAFKPGSPAVGPSGLPALPPGPGATSAAAAPPLSASQIKQEPAEEYEAPESPAPPARSPSPAPKVVDVPSHASQSARFNKHLDRGFNSCARSDLYFVPLEGSKLAKKRADLVEKVRREAEQRAREEKEREREREREKEREREKERELERSVKLVQEGRAPVECPSLGPVPYRPPFEPGSAVATVPPYLGPDTPALRTLSEYARPHVMSPGNRNHPFYVPLGAVDPGLLGYNVPALYSSDPAAREREREARERDLRDRLKPGFEVKPGELEPLHGVPGPGLDPFPRHGGLALQPAPPGLHPFPFHPGLGPLERERLALAAGPALRPDMSYAERLAAERQHAERVAALGNDPLARLQMLNVTPHHHQHSHIHSHLHLHQQDAIHAASASVHPLIDPLASGSHLTRIPYPAGTLPNPLLPHPLHENEVLRHQLFATPYRDLPASLSAPMSAAHQLQAMHAQSAELQRLALEQQQWLHAHHPLHSVPLPAQEDYYSHLKKENDKPL comes from the exons ATGAAGACTCGACAGAACAAAGATTCA AAGGCCCGGGCAGAGGAGTGCTCCACCCCAAAGACCAGCAAGCAGGGTCGAAATGAGGAAATCTCTGAGAGTGAAGGAGAGGAGACCAGTGCACCCAAGAAGACCAAAACAGAG CAGGAACTCCCAAGACCACAGTCACCCTCTGATCTAGACAGCCTGGATGGTCGAAGTTTGAATGATGATGCCAGCAGTGATCCACGAGACATTGACCAGGACAACCGAAGCACGTCCCCTAGCATCTATAGCCCTGGAAGCGTGGAAAATGATTCTGACTCATCCTCCGGATTATCCCAGGGTCCTGCCCACCCTTATCATCCACCTCCACTCTTTCcaccctctcccctacccccagaTAGCAACCCCCGACCACCAGAGCCTGGCTTTGAACCTCATTCCTCAGTGCCGGCCACTGACTACCACTCTACCATGGAATCCCCAGGTCCTCGGATGTTCCAAGCCCCACCTGGGCCCCCACCTCACTCACAACTCTATTCTGGAGGATCTGGGGCAGGCATCTTGTCTGGGCCCCCATTAGGTTCCAAGGGGGGAGGGAGTGCCCCTCCGGTGGTGGGGCCTCCTGGTGGAGCAAAGCAGCACCCTCCGCCCACTACCCCCATTTCCCTATCAGGCCCTGGATCTGGTGGACCACCTCCTAAGCCACCTCCTACCCCTGGTGGGATGGGTAACCCACCTCCTGCTCCTCCAGCTCCATTTCCCCATGTGGCACCCAaccttccccctcctcctgccCTCCGACCCCTCAATAATGCCCCTGCCTCATCTCCCGGCCTTGGGGTCCAGCCAATGCCTGggcacctcccctccccccatgctATGGGGCAAAGCATGGGTGGACTACCCCCTGGCCCCGATAAAGGCCCTAGCCTGgctccctcaccccaccccatccctccAGTCTCTTCCTCAGCTCCTGCTCCTCCAATGAGGTATCCATATGCCTCCTCCTGCAGCTCAGCTGCTTCTTCcagttcctcttcctcctcctctgggCCTCCATACCCATCCTCCCAGGGGCTGCCTGGTTACCCccactccttccccccacccacaaGCCTCTCAGTGTCCAGCCAGCCTCCCAAATACACCCAGCCATCTCTGCCCTCCCAGGCCGTGTGGAGCCAGGGTCCCCCTCCTTCCTATGGCCGACTCCTGGCCAACAGCGGCAATGCCCACCAGGCCCCCTTCCCAGCCCCCAGTTCGGGTCAGGCAGGTGGTCATCCTCCAGGCCCCCCAGCACACCATcaccaccagcagcagcagcagcagcaacaggcCCCGCAGGcaccccagcagcagcagcaacagcagcagcaagccctgccgccgccgccgccaccgccaccaCCTCCCCAGCAGCAGCACCCACCTGGTGGTGGCGGCTCAGCCCCAGCTGCTCAGGGGCCCTACCCTCACAGCCTCGAGGGTGGCTCCCACCACGGCCACCCCTATTCCCTGTCTCCATCCCTGGGCCCCTTGAGGCCCTTTGCGCCTGGGCCAGCACACCTGCCCCCGCCCCACGGTCAAGGCCCGGGCCCCAGCCCCTACAGTAGCCAGGCGGGCCCGGGTGGTGGTGCTGCTGTCTCGGCCTCCTCGTCCTCGTCTTCCTCGTCCTCAACCTCTTCGCAGGGGCCCTACCCTTGCTCCCACGCGTCGCCCTCCCAGGGCCCAGCAGGGGGCGCCCCATACGCCTTTCCGCCGGTCACCTCGGCCTCGGCCACGCTCTCCACGGTCATTGCCACTGTGGCCTCCTCCCCAGCCGGCTATAAGACAGCCTCGCCTCCGGGGCCACCGGCCTACGTGAAAAGGGCCCCGTCTCCAGGGGCCTACAAGACCGCCACACCGCCTGGCTACAAGCCAGGTTCCCCCCCCACTTTTCGCACGGGGACCCCGCCGGGCTACCGCGGTGCCTCGCCTCCCGCCGGCCCCGGGGCCTTCAAACCAGGATCCCCGGCTGTGGGACCCTCGGGCCTGCCTGCGCTGCCCCCGGGCCCGGGTGCCACCTCGGCTGCAGCCGCGCCCCCACTCAGTGCATCCCAGATCAAACAGGAGCCGGCCGAGGAGTACGAGGCCCCAGAGAGCCCTGCGCCCCCTGCCCGCAGCCCCTCGCCCGCGCCCAAGGTGGTGGATGTGCCCAGTCACGCCAGCCAGTCGGCCCG GTTCAACAAACACCTGGACCGAGGCTTCAACTCGTGCGCGCGCAGCGACCTGTACTTCGTACCGCTCGAGGGCTCCAAGCTTGCCAAGAAACGCGCGGACCTGGTGGAGAAGGTGCGGCGCGAGGCCGAGCAGCGGGCGCGCGAGGAAAAGGAGCGGGAGCGGGAGCGGGAGCGCGAGAAGGAACGCGAGCGGGAGAAGGAGCGCGAGCTCGAACGCAGCGTG AAGCTGGTTCAGGAGGGCCGAGCCCCCGTGGAGTGCCCGTCCCTGGGCCCGGTGCCCTACCGGCCACCATTCGAGCCGGGCAGCGCAGTGGCCACAGTGCCCCCTTACCTGGGGCCCGACACGCCCGCCCTTCGCACGCTCAGCGAGTACGCTCGGCCCCACGTCATGTCTCCTGGTAATCGGAACCATCCCTTCTATGTGCCCCTGGGGGCCGTGGACCCAGGGCTCCTGGGCTATAATGTCCCCGCCCTCTACAGCAGTGACCCGGCTGCTCGCGAGAGGGAGCGTGAAGCCCGAGAACGTGACCTTCGAGACCGGCTCAAGCCTGGCTTTGAGGTGAAACCTGGAGAGTTGGAGCCCCTTCATGGGGTCCCTGGGCCAGGATTGGATCCCTTTCCTCGGCATGGGGGTCTGGCCCTGCAGCCCGCCCCACCTGGCCTGCACCCCTTCCCCTTCCACCCGGGCCTGGGGCCCCTAGAGCGGGAGCGCCTGGCCCTGGCAGCTGGGCCAGCTCTTCGGCCAGACATGTCCTATGCAGAGCGGCTAGCGGCGGAAAGGCAGCATGCAGAGAGGGTGGCAGCCCTAGGCAATGACCCCCTGGCCCGCCTGCAGATGCTCAATGTGACGCCCCATCACCACCAGCACTCCCACATCCACTCCCACTTGCATCTGCACCAGCAGGATGCCATCCACGCAG CCTCGGCCTCCGTGCATCCTCTTATCGACCCTCTGGCCTCAGGGTCCCATCTTACCAGGATCCCCTACCCAGCTGGGACCCTCCCCAACCCTCTCCTGCCTCACCCCCTGCATGAGAATGAGGTTCTTCGTCACCAGCTCTTTG CCACCCCTTACCGGGATCTGCCAGCCTCACTCTCAGCTCCCATGTCAGCAGCTCATCAGCTGCAGGCCATGCATGCCCAGTCTGCGGAACTGCAGCGCCTGGCCCTGGAGCAGCAGCAGTGGCTCCATGCCCACCACCCGCTGCACAGCGTGCCACTCCCCGCCCAGGAGGACTATTACAG TCatctgaagaaggaaaatgacaagccTCTGTAG